The Toxorhynchites rutilus septentrionalis strain SRP chromosome 3, ASM2978413v1, whole genome shotgun sequence genome includes a region encoding these proteins:
- the LOC129777235 gene encoding uncharacterized protein LOC129777235: MDGDRRETYLKQQLLTEILSRNPDLRGAKVLQCTLRMPQSMDGFMATIYNLEVTFRETGCSESKDLNILIKVMKGDEDFRRQSLGLILFPNEINVYRNILPAFKQLITDSKSSIEAGTWCPRIYYSEQGSFPGYSDQFETILAMQNVQCLGFVSGPRLDLDEDHLTLMTRKIAQFHACSYALRILNNQKLNQLVEAIIPLNFIQDGKIFFESCDLVFRYTQERMYKYFDANTELVADTNVRADIEMLRKIYGSEPSRLMQRCLEQDDVYSVILHGDYNRNNVLFKYQNETPVDMIMIDFQENRFGSPALDLSFFMYMNMTEDVRERSWDRILRCYHQELFECICKITDLPADDVRLEPYSFESIMLHLNDYLAYGAMIAVKFLPVMMGLPEEVELIVHYFHNDIHADGFKEIIQKSGGDVANRRIMSVVSHCSRMGYLKFLWK; this comes from the exons ATGGACGGTGACCGGAGAGAAACATATCTCAAACAGCAGCTTTTAACGGAGATTTTATCACGCAATCCGGATTTACGCGGCGCAAAGGTACTGCAATGCACGCTTCGAATGCCGCAAAGCATGGATGGTTTCATGGCAACAATATATAATTTGGAGGTGACTTTCAGAGAAACCGGTTGCAG CGAATCCAaagatttgaatattttaattaAGGTAATGAAAGGTGACGAAGATTTCCGGCGCCAATCGCTGGGGCTGATTTTGTTCCCAAATGAAATCAATGTATACCGAAATATACTGCCTGCTTTCAAACAGCTTATAACTGACAGTAAATCATCTATCGAGGCTGGGACCTGGTGTCCTCGAATTTATTATTCCGAACAGGGCAGCTTTCCTGGCTACAGTGACCAATTTGAGACAATTTTAGCAATGCAAAACGTTCAGTGCCTCGGTTTTGTTTCAGGCCCACGTCTCGATCTCGATGAAGATCACCTCACGCTTATGACGCGTAAAATTGCTCAGTTTCATGCATGTAGTTATGCGCTTCGCATACTGaacaatcaaaaattgaatcaatTGGTCGAGGCAATCATTCCGCTCAACTTTATTCAAGATGGGAAGATATTCTTCGAAAGCTGTGATTTGGTGTTCCGATATACACAAGAAAGAATGTATAAGTATTTTGACGCAAATACTGAACTCGTAGCGGATACCAATGTTCGTGCAGACATAGAGATGCTTCGAAAGATATACGGCAGTGAACCTTCACGGTTGATGCAGAGGTGTCTAGAGCAGGATGATGTATATTCGGTTATACTACATGGTGACTACAACCGGAACAATGTGTTGTTCAAGTACCAAAACGAGACGCCGGTGGATATGATTATGATAGACTTTCAAGAGAATAGGTTTGGATCTCCTGCGTTAGATCTTTCCTTTTTCATGTATATGAACATGACCGAAGATGTGCGAGAAAGAAGCTGGGACCGTATTTTGCGATGCTACCACCAAGAACTGTTCGAATGTATCTGTAAAATAACTGATTTGCCTGCGGATGATGTGCGATTGGAACCATACTC ATTTGAAAGCATTATGTTACACTTAAACGATTACCTCGCATACGGTGCAATGATTGCTGTGAAGTTCCTACCCGTAATGATGGGCTTGCCGGAAGAAGTAGAACTCATTGTGCACTATTTTCACAACGACATCCATGCGGATGGTTTCaaagaaataatacaaaaaTCTGGTGGCGATGTAGCAAATCGACGAATCATGAGTGTAGTTAGTCACTGCTCCAGAATGGGTTATCTGAAATTTCTGTGGAAATAA